A stretch of the Archangium violaceum genome encodes the following:
- a CDS encoding energy transducer TonB — MSQAALDSPLSVRRDRSSLAVLLFLLVSLAVHGVGFVLLSRMAERPSPVVQRPVELVMVEVQKPPPPPPPPPQEEPKPPPPKPKAAPKPPPVKVAQAEKPPPPPPPDAAPPPPNDAPPPEQPSKPVPLVVGISMSSTTSAGGFAAPVGNTVYGKTGDKAADPKDVKAYSAPRYVPVYQVDTQPTVASEVKIPYPDEARRAGVEGTVTLSITVDNEGRVVKAVVIKGIGYGCDEAARTALLRFRFKPAIKNGEAVSTEMKYSYTFLLD, encoded by the coding sequence ATGAGCCAGGCCGCGCTCGACTCCCCGCTGTCCGTCCGCCGCGACCGCTCGTCGCTGGCGGTGCTCCTCTTCCTGCTCGTGTCCCTCGCGGTGCACGGCGTGGGCTTCGTGCTGCTGTCGCGCATGGCGGAGCGTCCCTCGCCCGTGGTGCAGCGCCCCGTGGAGCTGGTGATGGTGGAGGTTCAGAAGCCGCCTCCTCCCCCGCCTCCGCCGCCCCAGGAGGAGCCCAAGCCGCCGCCACCCAAACCCAAGGCCGCGCCCAAGCCGCCTCCGGTGAAGGTGGCCCAGGCCGAGAAGCCGCCGCCCCCGCCTCCGCCGGACGCGGCGCCCCCGCCGCCCAATGACGCGCCTCCGCCCGAGCAGCCCTCCAAGCCGGTGCCGCTGGTGGTGGGCATCTCCATGTCCTCCACCACGAGCGCGGGTGGCTTCGCCGCCCCGGTGGGCAACACCGTCTATGGAAAGACGGGCGACAAGGCCGCGGATCCCAAGGACGTGAAGGCCTACTCGGCGCCCAGGTACGTGCCGGTGTACCAGGTGGACACCCAGCCCACCGTGGCCTCGGAGGTGAAGATTCCCTATCCCGACGAGGCCCGGCGCGCGGGCGTCGAGGGCACGGTGACGCTCTCCATCACCGTCGACAACGAGGGCCGCGTGGTGAAGGCCGTCGTCATCAAGGGCATCGGCTACGGCTGCGACGAGGCCGCGCGCACCGCCCTGCTGCGCTTCCGCTTCAAGCCCGCCATCAAGAATGGCGAGGCCGTGTCCACGGAGATGAAGTACTCGTACACCTTCCTCCTGGACTGA
- a CDS encoding TerB family tellurite resistance protein produces MTLSAEDRFNIEVIKLLLQVAWVDREITTAERMVVLGLGRSWSVPETELHALMDRFKAGGTMPEPDLEVLRTRPDEVLEAARAMCVSDGKLAEGEKAMLERISAKLGVTPQD; encoded by the coding sequence ATGACGCTCTCCGCCGAGGATCGTTTCAACATCGAGGTCATCAAGCTGCTGCTCCAGGTCGCATGGGTGGACCGGGAGATCACCACCGCCGAGCGCATGGTCGTCCTCGGTCTGGGCCGCAGCTGGAGCGTGCCCGAGACAGAGCTGCACGCCTTGATGGACCGCTTCAAGGCGGGCGGGACGATGCCCGAGCCGGATCTCGAGGTGCTGCGCACCCGTCCGGACGAGGTGCTGGAGGCCGCGCGCGCCATGTGCGTCTCCGACGGCAAGCTCGCCGAGGGAGAGAAGGCCATGCTCGAGCGCATCAGCGCGAAGCTGGGCGTGACGCCGCAGGACTGA
- a CDS encoding cytochrome P450, which produces MSTSRAQLPPGPRPLPVLGSVLDYAKEPLAFIERCARGYGDVVYVNFLSGPTYVLQHPEHIEHVLVTRHRHYVKDKLQQRILGGRLLGKGLLTNEGDSWLRQRRLMQPAFHRQRLAAYGQVMVGHARRQLASWRDGEVHDVYADMMRLTLGIVIKSLFDLEAEGEAGAVGPALARVMEHFARLQSVVFPDWLPTPENLGYREAVERLNVFVSHLIQRRREAGGDAGDLLSLLLHVQDEEGGRMSDQQIRDEVLTLALAGHETTSITLAFCFHLLARNPEAEAALHRELDSVLGGREPTVEDLPALPFTECVVKESLRLYPPAWSLSREALEEDEVGGWRIPAGAVVVMNPWTVHRDARFFEEPEAFRPQRWAGGLEQRLPRFAWFPFGGGPRLCIGSGFAMMEARLVLATLAQRFRFERVPGDAVELLPSITLRPKHGVKVRLRAR; this is translated from the coding sequence ATGAGCACCTCGCGCGCCCAGCTTCCCCCCGGTCCCCGTCCCCTGCCCGTGCTCGGGTCCGTGCTCGACTACGCGAAGGAGCCGCTCGCCTTCATCGAGCGATGCGCTCGCGGGTACGGGGACGTGGTGTACGTCAACTTCCTGAGTGGGCCCACGTATGTGCTCCAGCATCCGGAGCACATCGAGCACGTCCTCGTCACCCGTCACCGGCACTACGTCAAGGACAAGCTCCAGCAACGGATTCTGGGAGGCCGCCTGCTGGGCAAGGGACTGCTCACCAACGAGGGCGACTCCTGGCTGCGCCAGCGTCGGCTCATGCAGCCCGCCTTCCATCGCCAGCGCCTCGCGGCCTACGGGCAGGTGATGGTCGGGCATGCCCGGCGCCAGCTCGCGTCCTGGCGGGACGGCGAGGTCCACGACGTCTACGCGGACATGATGCGGCTCACGCTCGGCATCGTCATCAAGAGCTTGTTCGACCTGGAGGCGGAGGGAGAGGCGGGGGCCGTGGGCCCGGCGCTCGCCCGGGTGATGGAGCACTTCGCCCGGCTGCAGTCCGTGGTGTTCCCGGATTGGCTGCCCACGCCGGAGAACCTGGGCTACCGGGAGGCGGTGGAGCGGCTGAACGTGTTCGTCTCCCACCTCATCCAGCGGCGGCGCGAGGCGGGCGGTGACGCGGGAGACCTGTTGTCGCTGCTGCTCCACGTCCAGGACGAGGAGGGGGGCCGGATGAGCGACCAGCAGATCCGCGACGAGGTGCTGACGCTGGCGCTCGCGGGCCACGAGACCACGTCCATCACCCTGGCCTTCTGCTTCCACCTGCTGGCCCGGAACCCGGAGGCCGAGGCCGCGCTGCACCGGGAGCTGGACTCGGTCCTGGGAGGGCGGGAGCCCACGGTGGAGGACCTGCCCGCGCTGCCCTTCACCGAGTGCGTGGTGAAGGAGTCCCTGCGGCTCTATCCCCCCGCCTGGTCCCTCAGTCGCGAGGCCTTGGAGGAGGACGAGGTGGGCGGTTGGCGCATCCCCGCGGGGGCGGTGGTGGTGATGAACCCATGGACGGTGCACAGGGACGCGCGCTTCTTCGAGGAGCCCGAGGCCTTCCGTCCCCAGCGGTGGGCGGGCGGGCTGGAGCAGCGCCTGCCACGCTTCGCGTGGTTCCCGTTCGGCGGAGGCCCTCGGCTGTGCATCGGCTCGGGCTTCGCGATGATGGAGGCGCGGCTGGTGCTGGCCACGCTGGCCCAGCGGTTCCGCTTCGAGCGGGTACCCGGCGACGCGGTGGAGTTGCTGCCGTCCATCACCCTGCGCCCGAAGCACGGGGTGAAGGTGCGGCTGCGCGCGCGGTAG
- a CDS encoding alpha/beta fold hydrolase: protein MMPKDVALTLWRGQVETRVKVAGKGPPLVYFHGASGPKWDGWLSRLADRYTVYAPEHPGTSAGLPNAIHAIDSLWELVLFYDELFDALGLERPFVMGHSFGGMVAAEIAATRPDRVGKLVLVSPVGLWRDDAPLLNWMIVSPEQVFQASFHDPRGEKARQFSAFPADPEQMKEAIVQATWSLACTGKFTWPIPDKGLKRRMHRIKAPTLIVWGQSDRIVPVVYAEEFRQRIAQAQVRLFERSGHLPHIEEEEGVTAAIEEFLR from the coding sequence ATGATGCCCAAGGATGTCGCCCTGACGCTCTGGCGCGGTCAGGTGGAGACGCGTGTGAAGGTCGCGGGCAAGGGCCCGCCCCTGGTCTACTTCCACGGCGCCTCCGGCCCGAAGTGGGACGGCTGGCTGAGCCGCCTCGCCGATCGCTACACGGTGTACGCGCCGGAGCACCCCGGCACCTCGGCGGGCCTGCCCAATGCCATCCACGCCATCGACTCCCTCTGGGAGCTCGTCCTCTTCTACGACGAGCTGTTCGACGCGCTGGGCCTGGAGCGGCCCTTCGTCATGGGCCACTCCTTCGGTGGCATGGTGGCCGCGGAGATCGCCGCCACCCGGCCGGATCGGGTGGGCAAGCTCGTGCTCGTCAGCCCCGTGGGCCTGTGGCGCGATGACGCTCCCCTGCTCAACTGGATGATCGTCTCCCCCGAGCAGGTGTTCCAGGCGAGCTTCCACGATCCTCGTGGCGAGAAGGCGCGGCAGTTCTCCGCCTTCCCCGCGGACCCGGAGCAGATGAAGGAGGCCATCGTCCAGGCCACCTGGAGCCTCGCCTGCACCGGCAAGTTCACCTGGCCCATCCCGGACAAGGGACTCAAGCGCCGGATGCACCGCATCAAGGCCCCCACGCTCATCGTCTGGGGTCAGAGCGATCGCATCGTGCCGGTGGTGTACGCGGAGGAGTTCCGCCAGCGCATCGCCCAGGCCCAGGTGCGCCTCTTCGAGCGCTCCGGGCACCTGCCTCACATCGAGGAGGAGGAAGGCGTCACGGCGGCCATCGAGGAGTTCCTCCGCTAG
- a CDS encoding LLM class flavin-dependent oxidoreductase encodes MKVSMFHLCPYRDLPADFEKRYQSSVVDPPFFEVANPEQAGRTYNETLDELIHAAKAGLDGICVNEHHQAAYGFMASPNLMASALARATRDLEVAIVVLGATMVNSSPPIRVAEEYAMLDCISGGRLVAGLPLGSSADSNLCYGITPIEQREMFREAHELLRKAWSSRESFAWNGKYTQLPLVNLWPRPIQQPPPIWVPGAGSLSTWEFVARNNYSYSYLSYFGHQFARSVMDGFWEFVDRNGLEPNPYRAGFLQLVVVSETDAQAAEDYEKHLRYFYDKCLHFPPHWYAAPGYMDHPSLVRAVRSQGAITQKPWKDWKFKDFVDNQFVIGGSPASVRQQLEEAAKSLRVGNLMVLLQIGSMPHELTLKNIDLFAREVLPHVRDLWDDQWENHWWPEKLRGKRNAGQKEVSR; translated from the coding sequence GTGAAGGTCTCGATGTTCCACCTGTGTCCCTACAGGGACCTGCCCGCGGATTTCGAGAAGCGCTACCAGTCCTCGGTGGTGGATCCGCCCTTCTTCGAGGTGGCGAACCCGGAGCAGGCCGGGCGCACGTACAACGAGACGCTCGATGAGCTGATCCACGCCGCGAAGGCGGGCCTCGACGGCATCTGCGTGAACGAGCATCACCAGGCCGCCTATGGCTTCATGGCCAGCCCCAACCTGATGGCGAGCGCGCTGGCCCGCGCCACCCGGGACCTGGAGGTGGCGATCGTCGTGCTCGGGGCGACGATGGTGAACTCGAGCCCCCCCATCCGCGTCGCGGAGGAGTACGCGATGTTGGATTGCATCAGTGGGGGCCGCCTGGTGGCGGGCCTGCCGCTGGGCAGCTCGGCGGACTCCAACCTCTGTTACGGGATTACGCCCATCGAGCAGCGCGAGATGTTCCGGGAGGCGCATGAGCTGCTGCGCAAGGCCTGGTCCTCGCGCGAGAGCTTCGCCTGGAATGGCAAGTACACGCAGCTGCCCCTGGTGAACCTCTGGCCGCGGCCCATCCAGCAGCCCCCGCCCATCTGGGTGCCGGGAGCGGGCAGCCTGAGCACGTGGGAGTTCGTGGCCCGCAACAACTACAGCTACTCGTACCTCAGCTACTTCGGGCACCAGTTCGCCAGGTCGGTGATGGATGGGTTCTGGGAGTTCGTCGACCGCAACGGGTTGGAGCCCAACCCGTACCGCGCCGGCTTCCTCCAGCTGGTCGTCGTCTCCGAGACGGATGCCCAGGCCGCGGAGGACTACGAGAAGCACCTGCGCTACTTCTACGACAAGTGCCTCCACTTCCCGCCCCACTGGTACGCCGCGCCGGGCTACATGGACCACCCGTCGCTGGTGCGCGCCGTGCGCTCCCAGGGGGCCATCACGCAGAAGCCGTGGAAGGACTGGAAGTTCAAGGACTTCGTCGACAACCAGTTCGTCATCGGCGGAAGCCCGGCGTCCGTGAGGCAGCAGCTGGAGGAGGCCGCCAAGAGCCTGCGCGTGGGCAATCTCATGGTGCTCCTGCAGATCGGCTCCATGCCGCATGAGCTGACGCTCAAGAACATCGATCTCTTCGCCCGGGAGGTGCTCCCCCACGTGCGCGACCTCTGGGATGACCAGTGGGAGAACCACTGGTGGCCGGAGAAGCTGCGTGGCAAGCGCAACGCGGGGCAGAAGGAGGTGTCGCGATGA
- a CDS encoding DUF4398 domain-containing protein, whose amino-acid sequence MRTAIVGAGLLLGVAGCAGVGVQRTVPTEQLVDSQVSIRQAEAAGAESIPDAAQHLQWAREQTNEARRLLESNRRDEAALFLKRAEADAELALALAREAPARAEADRLLQQVQQLQQDTVQ is encoded by the coding sequence ATGCGAACGGCAATCGTGGGCGCGGGGCTGCTGCTGGGAGTGGCCGGCTGCGCCGGAGTCGGAGTGCAGAGGACGGTACCCACCGAACAACTGGTGGACTCACAGGTCAGCATCCGTCAGGCGGAGGCGGCCGGAGCCGAGTCCATCCCGGACGCGGCGCAGCACCTGCAGTGGGCCCGGGAGCAGACGAACGAGGCGCGCAGGTTGCTCGAGAGCAACCGGCGGGACGAGGCCGCGCTCTTCCTGAAGCGCGCCGAGGCGGACGCGGAGCTGGCCCTGGCCCTGGCGCGCGAGGCCCCGGCCCGTGCCGAGGCCGATCGATTGCTCCAGCAGGTGCAGCAGCTCCAACAGGACACGGTGCAGTAG
- a CDS encoding OmpA family protein yields MRRVADAMPEEKVMRGWKRLTWGLLGAATLVGCASTPPRELLDARYAFQRASSGPAAQYSPDALAEAREALHEANRAYERERDSERTRTLAYVALRKSQIAESRARTLVAEQERQQAEQQLAMSQASESLRTRQELDRARAELAEAQRLREEAEQRQAELARQQQEAARQQAEQQRLEQARREEQERQARLDEAQARMDQLNAQLEQERQARLEAEQRAARAEAEARAQAQVAEDLRSIRQVQVKEEQRGLVLTLSGSVLFRSGSVDLLPTARRRLDEVAEALKKTQNPLVIEGHTDSQGTEELNEELSYQRAESVRDYLVERGLDSSRIRIDGRGESQPVASNRTAEGRANNRRVEIVIERGVGGAGQQEPQQSQPRE; encoded by the coding sequence ATGAGGCGCGTCGCGGACGCGATGCCGGAGGAGAAGGTCATGCGGGGATGGAAGCGTCTGACTTGGGGGCTGCTCGGTGCCGCCACGCTGGTGGGCTGCGCGAGCACCCCGCCGCGCGAGCTCTTGGATGCGCGCTATGCCTTTCAACGGGCCTCCTCGGGTCCCGCGGCCCAGTACAGCCCGGACGCGCTCGCCGAGGCGCGCGAGGCTCTCCATGAAGCCAACCGCGCCTACGAGCGGGAGCGGGACTCGGAGCGCACGCGCACGCTGGCGTACGTGGCGCTGCGCAAGTCGCAGATCGCCGAGTCACGTGCCCGGACCCTCGTCGCCGAGCAGGAGCGCCAACAGGCGGAGCAACAGCTCGCCATGAGTCAGGCCTCCGAGAGCCTCCGCACGCGGCAGGAGCTCGACAGGGCGCGCGCCGAGCTCGCCGAGGCCCAACGTCTGCGCGAGGAGGCGGAGCAGCGACAGGCCGAGCTCGCGCGACAGCAACAGGAGGCGGCGCGGCAGCAGGCCGAGCAGCAGCGGCTGGAGCAGGCGCGGCGCGAGGAGCAGGAGCGTCAGGCCCGGCTCGACGAGGCCCAGGCGCGGATGGATCAGCTCAATGCCCAGCTCGAGCAGGAGCGCCAGGCACGGCTCGAGGCCGAGCAGCGCGCCGCCCGGGCGGAGGCCGAGGCTCGTGCCCAGGCCCAGGTGGCGGAAGACCTGCGCTCCATCCGGCAGGTCCAGGTGAAGGAGGAGCAACGGGGACTGGTGCTCACGCTCTCCGGAAGCGTGCTCTTCCGCTCGGGCAGCGTGGACCTGTTGCCCACGGCCCGGCGGAGGCTGGATGAGGTCGCCGAGGCGCTGAAGAAGACCCAGAACCCGCTCGTCATCGAGGGCCACACCGACAGCCAGGGGACCGAGGAGCTCAACGAGGAGCTCTCCTACCAGCGCGCCGAGTCCGTGAGGGACTACCTCGTCGAACGGGGCCTGGACAGCTCGCGCATCCGCATCGACGGACGGGGCGAGTCCCAACCCGTCGCCTCCAACAGGACCGCCGAGGGCCGCGCGAACAACCGCCGGGTGGAGATCGTCATCGAGCGCGGTGTGGGCGGCGCCGGCCAGCAGGAGCCCCAGCAGTCCCAGCCCCGTGAATGA
- a CDS encoding BMP family lipoprotein, with amino-acid sequence MPTPRPFLRLSLLSALVLVSACKKQEETKPEATAAKPSEGAAAPAAPKEKSLKVGLVTDVGGRGDHSFNDSALRGLELWGAGKKMEGGSYKDASPEELKATLQQDLASRDIAPVGITPVVLQSKVPEDYEPNLQLLVDQNVALAVGVGFMLENAVETVARRNPDAKFLLIDSPIVSADNKPYTLPNVRTVTFREEQGSFLVGALAGLVTQGDKVGFVGGMEVPLIKKFEAGFRAGVAATNPKATVLVNYTGSFDNVAAGKQVGQDLVNKGADVVYHAAGSDGLGVIQAVKEARAADKNVFVIGVDSDQSHLAPEAVLTSMLKRVDLGVYEAVRDLAAGKLQGGDVVLGLKEGGVTYAPVRVEIPNKAELLEKVEELRAKVIAGEIQVPSDPAQLTAAPARP; translated from the coding sequence ATGCCCACTCCTCGTCCCTTCCTGCGACTGTCCCTGTTGTCCGCCCTGGTGCTCGTGTCCGCCTGCAAGAAGCAGGAGGAGACGAAGCCGGAGGCCACCGCCGCGAAGCCCTCGGAGGGTGCCGCCGCTCCGGCCGCCCCGAAGGAAAAGAGCCTGAAGGTGGGCTTGGTGACGGACGTGGGTGGACGGGGTGACCACTCCTTCAACGACTCGGCGCTGCGCGGCCTGGAGCTGTGGGGCGCGGGCAAGAAGATGGAGGGCGGCAGCTACAAGGATGCCTCCCCGGAGGAGCTGAAGGCGACGCTCCAGCAGGACTTGGCCTCGCGCGACATCGCCCCGGTGGGCATCACCCCCGTGGTGCTGCAGAGCAAGGTGCCCGAGGACTACGAGCCCAACCTGCAGCTGCTGGTGGACCAGAACGTGGCCCTGGCCGTGGGCGTGGGCTTCATGCTCGAGAACGCCGTGGAGACGGTGGCCAGGCGCAACCCGGACGCGAAGTTCCTGCTCATCGACAGCCCGATCGTCTCCGCCGACAACAAGCCCTACACCCTGCCCAACGTGCGCACGGTGACGTTCCGCGAGGAGCAGGGCAGCTTCCTGGTGGGCGCGCTGGCCGGCCTGGTCACCCAGGGCGACAAGGTGGGCTTCGTGGGCGGCATGGAGGTGCCCCTCATCAAGAAGTTCGAGGCGGGCTTCCGCGCGGGCGTGGCCGCCACCAACCCCAAGGCCACCGTGCTGGTGAACTACACGGGCAGCTTCGACAACGTGGCCGCTGGCAAGCAGGTGGGCCAGGACCTGGTGAACAAGGGCGCGGATGTCGTCTACCACGCGGCCGGCTCGGACGGCCTGGGCGTCATCCAGGCGGTGAAGGAGGCGCGCGCCGCCGACAAGAACGTGTTCGTCATCGGCGTGGACTCGGATCAGTCGCACCTGGCTCCGGAGGCCGTGCTGACCTCGATGCTCAAGCGCGTGGACCTGGGTGTCTACGAGGCCGTGCGTGACCTGGCCGCGGGCAAGCTGCAGGGGGGGGACGTGGTGCTGGGCCTGAAGGAGGGCGGCGTCACCTACGCCCCCGTGCGCGTGGAGATCCCGAACAAGGCCGAGCTCCTCGAGAAGGTCGAGGAACTGCGCGCGAAGGTCATCGCCGGGGAGATCCAGGTCCCCAGCGATCCGGCGCAGCTCACGGCCGCTCCTGCCCGGCCGTAA
- a CDS encoding ROK family protein gives MPTLGIDLGGTFARAAVVDEQGKIVASAKMALGERSPSAVVESIAHAAKAAVESAGTPVKFCGVGAAGQIHGESGVLAVAPNLGWRNVPLGALLQTRLGYEVKVVNDLAAAAWGELNAGAGRGSQDMYTVFVGSGVGSAIIAGGRLVQGSGGVAGELGHTKVVPNGRRCGCGELGCLEAYVGGHNLIAQTRELLATGRSHVLMELTGGDPARVTPVTLEQAVEAGDAEAREVYERASLMLAIAVANQVTVLNPARLILGGGVLSHCPGIRRRVIEGVQAYASTTAREGLLITDAELGDDSGLIGAALLA, from the coding sequence ATGCCCACGCTCGGAATCGATCTCGGAGGCACGTTCGCTCGCGCGGCGGTGGTGGATGAGCAGGGGAAGATCGTCGCGTCCGCCAAGATGGCGCTCGGCGAGCGCAGCCCCTCCGCGGTGGTGGAGTCCATCGCCCACGCGGCCAAGGCGGCGGTGGAGTCGGCTGGCACGCCCGTGAAGTTCTGCGGCGTGGGCGCGGCCGGGCAGATCCACGGCGAATCGGGCGTGTTGGCGGTGGCGCCCAACCTCGGCTGGCGCAACGTGCCGCTGGGGGCGTTGCTGCAGACGCGGCTCGGTTACGAGGTCAAGGTGGTGAACGACCTGGCCGCCGCCGCCTGGGGCGAGCTCAACGCCGGTGCGGGACGCGGCAGCCAGGACATGTACACCGTGTTCGTGGGCTCGGGCGTGGGCAGCGCCATCATCGCCGGTGGCCGGCTGGTGCAAGGCTCGGGCGGAGTGGCCGGCGAGCTGGGCCACACCAAGGTGGTGCCCAATGGGCGCCGGTGCGGCTGCGGCGAACTGGGCTGCCTGGAGGCCTATGTGGGCGGCCACAACCTCATCGCGCAGACGCGCGAGCTGCTGGCCACCGGACGCTCGCACGTGCTGATGGAGCTGACGGGCGGGGACCCCGCCCGGGTGACGCCGGTGACGCTGGAGCAGGCGGTGGAGGCGGGCGACGCCGAGGCGCGTGAGGTGTACGAGCGGGCGAGCCTCATGCTGGCCATCGCCGTGGCCAACCAGGTGACGGTGCTCAACCCGGCGCGGCTCATCCTGGGAGGTGGGGTGCTGTCGCACTGCCCGGGTATCCGGCGGCGCGTGATAGAGGGCGTACAGGCGTACGCCTCCACGACCGCTCGCGAGGGGCTGCTCATCACCGACGCCGAGCTGGGTGACGACAGCGGCCTGATCGGCGCGGCGCTCCTGGCCTGA
- a CDS encoding phosphomannomutase/phosphoglucomutase: protein MNAHIFREYDIRGLVDKDLTVEVVELLGKGLGTMVRRKGGRSIVVGRDCRESSTRFRDALCRGLTSTGLNVLDVGVVPTPLTYFAANTLPVDGLAMITGSHNPPEYNGFKIGAGKTTFHGPEIQALRKLIEARDFEQSPLPGTVTPYDIHTPYYHFVRQTVKVGRKGMKIVIDAGNGTGGAVAVPLFQSMGFEVVPLFCDMDATFPNHHPDPTVVENMQDLIAAVKREKAEVGIAYDGDSDRIGVVDDQGNILWGDQIMILFSRYVLKESPGAAIVGEVKCSYTLYDDIAKQGGKPVMWKAGHSLIKAKMKEEHAELAGEMSGHIFFKNRYFGFDDAIYSSARLLEILTHEKAKLSELLADVPKTFASPELRVDTVEEKKFEIVKRATEWLRQAGHALVDVDGVRVTFPDGWGLIRASNTQPILVLRFEARTPERLEEIRQLIEGTVEKMQREVGA, encoded by the coding sequence ATGAACGCGCATATCTTCCGCGAGTACGACATCCGTGGCCTGGTGGACAAGGACCTCACCGTCGAGGTGGTGGAGCTACTGGGCAAGGGGCTTGGCACCATGGTGCGGCGCAAGGGTGGACGCTCCATCGTGGTGGGCCGTGATTGCCGCGAGTCCTCCACGCGCTTCCGCGACGCCCTCTGCCGTGGCCTGACCTCCACCGGACTGAACGTGCTCGACGTGGGCGTGGTGCCCACGCCGCTGACCTACTTCGCCGCCAACACCCTGCCGGTGGATGGCCTGGCGATGATCACCGGCAGCCACAACCCGCCCGAGTACAACGGCTTCAAGATTGGCGCCGGCAAGACGACCTTCCACGGCCCTGAAATCCAGGCGCTGCGCAAGCTCATCGAGGCGCGCGACTTCGAGCAGTCCCCGCTGCCGGGCACGGTGACGCCCTACGACATCCACACGCCGTACTACCACTTCGTCCGTCAGACGGTGAAGGTGGGCCGCAAGGGGATGAAGATCGTCATCGACGCGGGCAACGGCACCGGCGGCGCGGTGGCGGTGCCGCTCTTCCAGAGCATGGGCTTCGAGGTCGTCCCGCTCTTCTGCGACATGGACGCCACCTTCCCCAACCACCACCCGGATCCGACGGTGGTGGAGAACATGCAGGACCTCATCGCGGCGGTGAAGCGCGAGAAGGCCGAGGTGGGCATCGCCTATGACGGCGACAGCGACCGCATCGGCGTGGTGGACGACCAGGGCAACATCCTCTGGGGCGATCAGATCATGATCCTCTTCAGCCGCTACGTGCTGAAGGAGAGCCCGGGCGCGGCCATCGTGGGCGAGGTGAAGTGCTCCTACACGCTCTACGACGACATCGCCAAGCAGGGCGGCAAGCCGGTGATGTGGAAGGCGGGCCACTCGCTCATCAAGGCGAAGATGAAGGAGGAGCACGCGGAGCTGGCCGGCGAGATGAGCGGCCACATCTTCTTCAAGAACCGCTACTTCGGCTTCGACGACGCCATCTATTCCTCGGCGCGCCTGCTGGAGATCCTCACCCACGAGAAGGCGAAGCTGTCGGAGCTGCTCGCGGACGTGCCCAAGACGTTCGCCTCGCCCGAGCTGCGCGTGGACACGGTGGAGGAGAAGAAGTTCGAGATCGTCAAGCGCGCCACCGAGTGGCTGCGTCAGGCGGGCCACGCGCTGGTGGACGTGGACGGAGTGCGGGTGACCTTCCCGGACGGGTGGGGCCTCATCCGGGCCTCCAACACCCAGCCCATCCTGGTGCTGCGCTTCGAGGCCCGTACCCCCGAGCGGCTGGAGGAGATCCGCCAGCTCATCGAGGGAACGGTGGAGAAGATGCAGCGCGAGGTCGGGGCCTGA
- a CDS encoding LOG family protein has product MVEIETLAAFEQHLASGRSLANVILQGLDLTAQTRVLLGADLSGTIFLGCQLEKDALLAVLAHGAMVFPPFSGLPYSPYRGSLYSPEELYAGFDSARPESYADTPDARIYAHWNSRGGANPPSLLETLAQRLHDHAVTDAMEDVLAQHSQGRPRRVVAIMGGHSMLRGQPDYRAVAELARELARLGFFLVSGGGPGAMEATHLGAWFAGRSEAELSEALALLARAPSYKDKEWLSRAFEVRAAWPLRDEDRPFCESLGIPTWHYGHEPPNPFATHIAKYFANSVREDGLLTIAKGGVIYSPGSAGTIQEVFQDACQNHYNTVGVVSPMIFLGQEFWTRTRPVYPLLEHLARGQDYARYLLLTDSREAIVQALVDFDREQESRNLTR; this is encoded by the coding sequence TTGGTCGAGATTGAGACTCTCGCGGCATTCGAGCAGCACCTGGCGAGCGGCAGGAGCCTCGCCAACGTCATCCTCCAGGGCCTGGACCTGACGGCGCAGACGCGCGTGCTGCTGGGCGCCGACCTCTCCGGCACCATCTTCCTGGGCTGCCAGCTCGAGAAGGATGCGCTGTTGGCCGTGCTCGCGCACGGAGCCATGGTCTTCCCGCCCTTCTCGGGGCTGCCCTACTCGCCCTACCGGGGGAGCCTCTACTCGCCGGAGGAGCTCTACGCCGGCTTCGACTCCGCGCGCCCCGAGAGCTACGCGGACACGCCCGACGCCCGCATCTACGCCCACTGGAACTCGCGGGGCGGCGCCAATCCGCCCTCCCTGTTGGAGACGCTGGCGCAGCGGCTCCACGACCATGCCGTCACCGACGCCATGGAGGATGTGCTCGCCCAGCACAGCCAGGGCCGGCCGCGGCGGGTGGTGGCCATCATGGGGGGCCACTCCATGCTCCGGGGGCAGCCCGACTACCGCGCGGTGGCGGAGCTGGCCCGCGAGCTGGCGCGCCTCGGCTTCTTCCTGGTGAGCGGTGGCGGACCGGGCGCCATGGAGGCCACGCACCTGGGCGCCTGGTTCGCGGGCCGGAGCGAGGCGGAGCTGTCCGAGGCCCTCGCGCTCCTCGCCCGGGCGCCGAGCTACAAGGACAAGGAGTGGCTCTCTCGTGCCTTCGAGGTTCGCGCGGCCTGGCCCCTGCGTGACGAGGACCGCCCCTTCTGCGAGAGCCTGGGCATCCCCACCTGGCACTACGGCCACGAGCCGCCCAACCCCTTCGCCACCCATATCGCCAAGTACTTCGCCAACAGCGTCCGCGAGGACGGCCTGCTCACCATCGCGAAGGGCGGCGTCATCTACTCCCCGGGCAGCGCCGGCACCATCCAGGAGGTCTTCCAGGACGCCTGCCAGAACCACTACAACACCGTGGGCGTGGTCAGCCCCATGATCTTCCTGGGCCAGGAGTTCTGGACGCGGACGCGGCCCGTCTACCCGTTGCTCGAGCACCTCGCCCGGGGCCAGGACTACGCGCGCTACCTGCTGCTCACCGACTCCCGGGAGGCCATCGTCCAGGCACTCGTGGATTTCGACCGCGAGCAGGAATCCCGAAATCTCACGCGCTAG